In Xiphophorus couchianus chromosome 8, X_couchianus-1.0, whole genome shotgun sequence, the following proteins share a genomic window:
- the LOC114150000 gene encoding secretory carrier-associated membrane protein 1 isoform X2: protein MDPSVTQARQTATAGPEEYNPFTDAKPSPAGMAPRSAGPGATTQPAIMRASEEPPAYSQPQAQESSGAASELLRRQEELERKAAELDRREREMQSLSASGGRKNNWPPLPEKFPVGPCFYHDITVDIPVDFQKTVKIMYYLWMFHAGTLLANLVGCLAWFCVDPVRGVDFGLSILWVLLFTPCSFVCWYRPLYGAFRSDSSFRFFVFFFVYICQFGVYVLQSIGITGWGASGWISALTGLNKSIPVGILMILIAALFTSLAVLSLIMFKKIHALYRTTGASFEKAQQEFATGVMANKTVRTAAANAASTAAQEAFKEQV, encoded by the exons ATG gatCCATCGGTGACACAAGCAAGACAGACGGCCACTGCAGGGCCAGAGGAGTACAACCCCTTCACAGATGCCAAACCA AGCCCTGCAGGTATGGCTCCCAGGAGTGCAGGCCCCGGGGCCACCACACAGCCTGCCATCATGAGGGCCTCAGAGGAGCCTCCAGCCTACTCACAACCTCAGGCGCAG GAGTCGTCAGGAGCAGCTTCTGAGCTTCTGCGGAggcaggaggagctggaacgGAAGGCGGCGGAGCTGGACCGACGGGAGAGGGAGATGCAGTCCCTCAGCGCATCAGGAG GCAGGAAAAACAACTGGCCTCCTCTCCCGGAGAAGTTCCCGGTGGGGCCGTGTTTCTACCATGACATCACCGTGGATATTCCTGTCGACTTCCAGAAGACGGTCAAAATCATGTACTACCTCTGGATGT TTCACGCTGGGACGCTGCTGGCCAACCTGGTGGGCTGCCTGGCCTGGTTCTGCGTGGATCCAGTACGCGGAGTGGACTTTGGCCTGTCCATCCTCTGGGTGCTGCTCTTCACGCCTTGTTCTTTCGTCTGTTGGTACAGACCGCTTTACGGAGCATTCAG GAGCGACAgctctttcagattttttgtcttcttctttgtgtaCATCTGTCAGTTTGGCGTCTACGTCCTCCAGAGTATTGGTATTACTGGCTGGGGTGCGAG CGGTTGGATCTCGGCTTTGACTGGCCTGAACAAAAGCATCCCAGTGGGCATCCTAATGATCCTCATTGCAGCTCTCTTCACCTCTCTGGCTGTCCTGTCCCTCATTATGTTCAAGAAG ATCCACGCGCTCTACCGTACCACTGGCGCCAGCTTCGAGAAGGCCCAGCAGGAGTTTGCCACCGGCGTCATGGCCAACAAGACGGTTCGGACGGCGGCTGCCAACGCCGCCTCCACGGCTGCGCAAGAAGCGTTCAAAGAGCAAGTCTAA
- the LOC114150000 gene encoding secretory carrier-associated membrane protein 1 isoform X1 has translation MSSFDSNPFADQDVSNPFQDPSVTQARQTATAGPEEYNPFTDAKPSPAGMAPRSAGPGATTQPAIMRASEEPPAYSQPQAQESSGAASELLRRQEELERKAAELDRREREMQSLSASGGRKNNWPPLPEKFPVGPCFYHDITVDIPVDFQKTVKIMYYLWMFHAGTLLANLVGCLAWFCVDPVRGVDFGLSILWVLLFTPCSFVCWYRPLYGAFRSDSSFRFFVFFFVYICQFGVYVLQSIGITGWGASGWISALTGLNKSIPVGILMILIAALFTSLAVLSLIMFKKIHALYRTTGASFEKAQQEFATGVMANKTVRTAAANAASTAAQEAFKEQV, from the exons ATGTCCAGCTTCGACAGCAACCCATTCGCGGACCAGGACGTTAGCAACCCGTTTCAG gatCCATCGGTGACACAAGCAAGACAGACGGCCACTGCAGGGCCAGAGGAGTACAACCCCTTCACAGATGCCAAACCA AGCCCTGCAGGTATGGCTCCCAGGAGTGCAGGCCCCGGGGCCACCACACAGCCTGCCATCATGAGGGCCTCAGAGGAGCCTCCAGCCTACTCACAACCTCAGGCGCAG GAGTCGTCAGGAGCAGCTTCTGAGCTTCTGCGGAggcaggaggagctggaacgGAAGGCGGCGGAGCTGGACCGACGGGAGAGGGAGATGCAGTCCCTCAGCGCATCAGGAG GCAGGAAAAACAACTGGCCTCCTCTCCCGGAGAAGTTCCCGGTGGGGCCGTGTTTCTACCATGACATCACCGTGGATATTCCTGTCGACTTCCAGAAGACGGTCAAAATCATGTACTACCTCTGGATGT TTCACGCTGGGACGCTGCTGGCCAACCTGGTGGGCTGCCTGGCCTGGTTCTGCGTGGATCCAGTACGCGGAGTGGACTTTGGCCTGTCCATCCTCTGGGTGCTGCTCTTCACGCCTTGTTCTTTCGTCTGTTGGTACAGACCGCTTTACGGAGCATTCAG GAGCGACAgctctttcagattttttgtcttcttctttgtgtaCATCTGTCAGTTTGGCGTCTACGTCCTCCAGAGTATTGGTATTACTGGCTGGGGTGCGAG CGGTTGGATCTCGGCTTTGACTGGCCTGAACAAAAGCATCCCAGTGGGCATCCTAATGATCCTCATTGCAGCTCTCTTCACCTCTCTGGCTGTCCTGTCCCTCATTATGTTCAAGAAG ATCCACGCGCTCTACCGTACCACTGGCGCCAGCTTCGAGAAGGCCCAGCAGGAGTTTGCCACCGGCGTCATGGCCAACAAGACGGTTCGGACGGCGGCTGCCAACGCCGCCTCCACGGCTGCGCAAGAAGCGTTCAAAGAGCAAGTCTAA